The genomic DNA CCGCAAATCTGAAACCAGCCACGACATTCAACTGCGCGTGGAGAAAGCCCGCGAAATCCAGACCCAGCGCTTCGCCGACCACCCCGATACGCACTCCAACGCCATGATGCCCTCGCAGATGGTGAAGGACATTTGCGAGATAAGCCAGGCCGGCCGCACCTTGCTCAAAACGGCGATGGAGCGCCTCGGCCTCAGCGCCCGCGCCTACGACCGCATCCTGAAAGTGGCCCGCACCATCGCCGACCTGGCGGGCACCGACGAAATCCAGATTCAGCATCTGGCCGAGGCCATTCAGTACCGGAGTTTGGATAGGGAAGGCTGGGCGGGGTGATTTTGCCGTACTTTGTGGTATGCCTCAGCTCCCCCACTCGCTCGATTACATCCGCCAGGTGCTGGCCGATTATTTTGCCGATAAGCCGGTACGGCGGGTGCAGATTTTTGGCTCGTACGCGCGGGGCGAGGCCACGGCCGAGTCCGATTTGGACTTGCTTATTGAATTAGAGCATCCGGTTGGCTGGGAATACTTTAGCTATGCCGACGATTTACAGGTAAGGCTGGGGCTAAAAGTTGACCTGGGCAGTAGTGTTTCAGATTATATTTTTCGCTATATCAGCAAAGACCTCCAAACGCTTTATGAACGCCAAGAAAGACAGGCCGCGTGACCCCGACCGCGCCCGCCACATGGTGGTTGCGGCCAAGCTTATCATCTCGTTTACGCAGGGACGCACTTTTCAGGATTTTCTGTCTGATTTGCTGTTTCAATCGGCGGTGGAGCGGCAGTTTGAGATTTTAGGAGAAGCTAGTTCGCACATCTCGACGGCTACTCAAAAAATGTGGCCTTCAATCGAATGGGTGCAGATTAAGAATTTTCGCAATCTACTGGCCCACGAGTACTTCCGTACTGATTACGCACAAGTTTGGAATATTGCCATCAATATGCTGCCCGCCTTATTGCCGACGTTAGAGGACCTATTCATTGACCTCGACCAGCAATTTGGCCCCGATGCCAGTGTATAAATCCGTCGTTAAACCGCTGCTTTTCAAACTCGACGCTGAGCGGGCGCACCACTTCGTATTCAATAATCTAAGGCGGGCGGCGCGGCTGCCGGGTACCGGCGCGCTGTTGCGCGGCCTCTACGACTACCGGCACCCTAGCTTGGTGCGGGAGGTTTTCGGGCTGAAATTTCCGAACCCGGTGGGGCTGGCGGCGGGCTTTGACAAGAACGCGGTGCTGACCGATGAGCTGGCCACGCTGGGCTTTGGCTTCGTGGAAATTGGGACGGTGACGCCCCGGCCGCAGCCCGGCAACCCTACCCCCCGATTATTTCGCTTGCCGCAGGACGCGGCGCTGATTAACCGCATGGGCTTCAACAACGACGGGGCGGCGGCCGTGGCGGCGCGGCTGGCGCGGCGGCAAAACCAGCAGCTCATCATCGGCGGCAACATCGGCAAGAACAAGGACACGCCCAACGAGCGGGCGGCCGACGACTACGTGGCGGCCTTCGAGGCGCTGGCCGAGGTGGTCGATTATTTCGTGGTGAACGTCAGCTCGCCCAACACACCGGGCCTACGCGAGTTGCAGGATAAAAAGCCGCTCATCCGCCTCTTGCAACAGGTGCAGGCAGTGAATTTGGCGCGCCCTACCCCCCGCCCGCTGCTGCTCAAAATCGCGCCCGACCTCACCAACGCGCAGCTCGACGACATCCTGGAAATAGCCCGCGAAACGCGGCTCAGCGGCCTGGTGGCCACGAACACGACCATCGGCCGCGCCGGGCTCACCACGCCTACCCCCACCGTGGCGGCCTATGGCGCGGGCGGCCTCAGCGGCCGGCCCCTGCGGGCGC from Hymenobacter psoromatis includes the following:
- a CDS encoding dihydroorotate dehydrogenase, coding for MYKSVVKPLLFKLDAERAHHFVFNNLRRAARLPGTGALLRGLYDYRHPSLVREVFGLKFPNPVGLAAGFDKNAVLTDELATLGFGFVEIGTVTPRPQPGNPTPRLFRLPQDAALINRMGFNNDGAAAVAARLARRQNQQLIIGGNIGKNKDTPNERAADDYVAAFEALAEVVDYFVVNVSSPNTPGLRELQDKKPLIRLLQQVQAVNLARPTPRPLLLKIAPDLTNAQLDDILEIARETRLSGLVATNTTIGRAGLTTPTPTVAAYGAGGLSGRPLRARATEVIAYLHQKSRGELPIIGAGGIHSAQDALEKLAAGATLVQLYTGFIYEGPGLVGRINRVLARG